A section of the Epinephelus moara isolate mb chromosome 3, YSFRI_EMoa_1.0, whole genome shotgun sequence genome encodes:
- the LOC126388128 gene encoding LOW QUALITY PROTEIN: serine/threonine-protein kinase pim-3-like (The sequence of the model RefSeq protein was modified relative to this genomic sequence to represent the inferred CDS: substituted 1 base at 1 genomic stop codon): MDEWRFSLSLCCHVSAGSXRTVRTSAPVSLLDWYDLDQELNLVLERPVPALDLLKYVKDNGGSLQEEEAKIILKQLFDAAHELQHQRIFHRDIKVADILIETGSNVPRVRIIDFGLSCFFKDKSTYRVFYGKMSSFYSHTALTYLSLTFTFKQSCTSSSSTSPLLLCLCILGTSSHCPPEWHSSGTYTAGPTTVWQMAVVLFETLHRNTKFEMKKFLINELRISEERPEDCQDFLRARLSKDPNQHPTLEELKRHSWLR; encoded by the exons ATGGATGAATGGCGGTTCTCACTCTCACTTTGTTGTCATGTTTCAGCCGGATCATGAAGGACAGTGAGGACGTCGGCGCCAGTGTCCCTACTGGACTGGTACGATCTGGACCAGGAGCTTAACCTGGTGCTGGAGAGACCAGTTCCCGCCTTGGACCTGCTGAAATATGTCAAGGACAACGGGGGCTCCctacaggaggaggaggccaaG atCATACTGAAGCAGCTCTTCGATGCAGCACATGAACTTCAGCATCAGCGCATCTTCCACCGGGACATCAAGGTGGCAGATATCCTCATCGAGACCGGCTCGAATGTCCCACGCGTACGAATAATCGACTTTGGCCTGAGCTGCTTTTTCAAAGACAAGTCCACCTATCGCGTCTTCTACGGTAAGATGTCCAGCTTCTACTCCCACACTGCACTAACTTACCTATCTCTGACTTTTACATTCAAACAAagctgcacctcctcctcctcaacctcACCATTATTATTATGTCTGTGTATTCTAGGTACCTCTTCCCACTGCCCTCCAGAGTGGCACAGCAGCGGTACCTACACGGCTGGCCCCACCACGGTGTGGCAGATGGCTGTGGTCCTGTTTGAGACGCTCCACAGGAACACAAAGTTTGAGATGAAGAAGTTCCTGATAAACGAGCTGAGGATCAGCGAGGAGCGTCCTGAGG ATTGCCAGGATTTCTTGAGGGCACGTTTGTCCAAAGACCCCAACCAGCATCCGACCCTGGAGGAGCTCAAACGTCACTCATGGCTGAgataa